Sequence from the Candidatus Thioglobus sp. NP1 genome:
TAACAAGCTTTGCGTTTCCAATTCAAAGAGCAATCAGGATTGTCCAGGATAATAAAGTAGACATGTTTTATCCAGAACACTTTAATTCACGATCTCAAGATTTGGAAGAGGCATTTCATGATGCTGGGCAGTTTTATTGGGGTAAAGCACAAGCGTTCAAAGCTGAATTACCACTTTTTTCTGAAGTAGCGACTCCTTATGTTCTTCCAAGGTATTTAGTGCAAGATATTGACACTATGGAGGACTGGAAAAGAGCAGAGGCAATGTATAGGGTTTTGCAAGAAACTGAAGCATTATCATGAAGGTTGTTTTTCGAGTTGACGCATCTTTACAAATGGGTACAGGCCATGTAATGCGTTGTTTGACTTTAGCTAATGAATTAAAACAACAAAATCATGAAATTGTTTTTATTTGTAGAGATTTGACGGACAAACTCAACTCATTTATTAAATATCCAGTATTAGCATTGCCAAAAAATGATAATTTTCAATCAGATGACTTATATTTAAATTGGTTAGGTGCAACACAAGAGCAAGATGCCCAACAAACAATTAAAGCCATTCCTAAAAATACAGATTTATTAATTGTTGATAGTTATGCTTTAGATGAAATATGGCACAAAAAATTAAGACCATACACAAAAAAAATTATGGTGATTGATGATTTAGCAGATAGACAATTTGATTGTGATATGTTGTTAAATCAAAATTTAGGTACTCAAATAGAAGATTATAAAGACAAAGTTCCAAATGATTGTGAACTGTTATTGAGCTGTGATTATGCTTTATTAAGGCCAGAGTTCTCAAATTTGAGAGAAAAGGCATTAATCAAAAGACAAAACACCAAGGAAATTAAAAACATTTTGATTAGTATGGGCGGTAGTGATATAACAAATAAAACTTATGAAATTTTACAAGATATTTCTGATAATTTGAATATTGTGGTTGTTTTAGGAGGTTCGTCGCCACATAATAAAATGATTATAAGTTATGCAAAGGAAAAAGAAAATATTAAGGTTTTAATTGATGTCGAAAATATATCAGGGCTAATGTTTGATGCTGATTTAGCGATCGGTGCTGGAGGCTCTACATCCTGGGAGAGATGCTGTTTAGGTCTACCAACATTATTGTATGTTTTGGCAGAAAATCAAAGAAAAATAGCAGAAAACTTAGAGCGGTTGGATGCTGTTAAAATTGTTGATAACTTGAAAGTAAACTTGCAAAATATTTTAAATAATTTACACTTTTGGCAGGCTATGTCAGAGAATGCACAAACTGTTTGTGATGGAATTGGAGTTAAGC
This genomic interval carries:
- the pseG gene encoding UDP-2,4-diacetamido-2,4,6-trideoxy-beta-L-altropyranose hydrolase is translated as MKVVFRVDASLQMGTGHVMRCLTLANELKQQNHEIVFICRDLTDKLNSFIKYPVLALPKNDNFQSDDLYLNWLGATQEQDAQQTIKAIPKNTDLLIVDSYALDEIWHKKLRPYTKKIMVIDDLADRQFDCDMLLNQNLGTQIEDYKDKVPNDCELLLSCDYALLRPEFSNLREKALIKRQNTKEIKNILISMGGSDITNKTYEILQDISDNLNIVVVLGGSSPHNKMIISYAKEKENIKVLIDVENISGLMFDADLAIGAGGSTSWERCCLGLPTLLYVLAENQRKIAENLERLDAVKIVDNLKVNLQNILNNLHFWQAMSENAQTVCDGIGVKRIKI